The proteins below come from a single Argentina anserina chromosome 1, drPotAnse1.1, whole genome shotgun sequence genomic window:
- the LOC126793045 gene encoding LRR receptor-like serine/threonine-protein kinase RGI5, with protein sequence MEISVHSKTFLLSILIILSQPLSFLVSQACHSVDREALLHFKRNIISDPSKLLHSWSPSSDCCSDWEGVGCGSSSGRVVKLSRPGLSSDNDFIVDTYMSGTLSPFLGNLSSLQFLDLSNLKNLKGPIPPEFGKLSNLTHIFFDTNKLTGSIPWTFQYLFRLEKLYLGNNDMSGSVPNSVFEALGSLLELGLSGNRFSGVIPNSIENLVLLTKLEFQGNKFSGEIPTSIGKLKSLTYVDLSQNRISGRLPQSIGGLSELVLLYLNHNKITGAIPSSISGLSSLRFCQLSENKLSGTLPASLGQLPKIERLIFENNRLTGKLPATIGHLTTLTDIYFSNNRFSGKIPSSFGNLHNLQTLDLSKNRLSGQIPPELAKLQRLQILDLSSNPLGLVSIPSWFSKLKLFRLLLAKTGVKGQLPLWLSSSSISVLDLSGNALAGKLPHWIGNMTSLSFLNLSNNAFHSSIPIEFRNLSLLMDLDLHSNSFAGPLDSIFSKQSQDPLGQFNSIDLSNNMFTGPIDEHIGERPAMSSIKSLILSSNKLSGTIPKQVLDLKDLQELDLSKNQLNGVIPPHKASFPASAFMDNPGLCGAPLPPCNHS encoded by the coding sequence atggaaatctcCGTTCATAGCAAAACCTTCTTACTTTCCATTCTCATCATTCTCTCACAGCCACTCTCTTTTCTTGTCTCACAAGCATGCCATTCAGTAGACAGAGAAGCCCTTCTTCATTTCAAGCGCAATATAATTTCCGACCCTTCAAAGCTTCTCCATTCATGGTCACCTTCCTCCGATTGCTGCTCAGACTGGGAAGGCGTCGGATGTGGCTCCTCCTCCGGCAGAGTTGTCAAACTCTCCCGTCCCGGACTTAGTTCAGACAATGACTTCATCGTCGACACATACATGTCCGGTACTCTATCTCCATTTCTTGGCAACTTATcctctcttcaatttcttgaCCTCAGCAACCTCAAGAACTTGAAGGGTCCAATACCACCAGAGTTTGGGAAGCTCTCCAACCTcactcatattttttttgataCAAACAAGCTCACAGGCTCTATACCGTGGACCTTTCAATATCTTTTTCGATTGGAGAAGCTCTATCTTGGTAACAATGATATGTCTGGTTCTGTTCCTAACTCTGTTTTTGAAGCTTTAGGTTCGCTTTTGGAACTAGGCCTATCAGGAAACAGATTCTCTGGGGTAATCCCAAACTCAATTGAAAATCTGGTGCTACTAACCAAGCTTGAATTCCAAGGAAACAAATTCTCTGGCGAAATTCCTACCAGTATTGGCAAGCTGAAAAGCCTCACGTATGTCGATTTGTCACAAAATCGGATAAGTGGAAGACTACCTCAATCTATAGGTGGCCTTTCCGAACTAGTCTTGTTGTATCTCAATCATAACAAGATAACTGGAGCTATTCCTTCTTCAATTTCCGGGCTTAGTTCTCTCCGGTTTTGTCAGTTATCCGAAAACAAGCTCAGTGGCACTCTGCCTGCATCATTAGGCCAGCTCCCAAAGATAGAGAGGCTCATTTTCGAAAACAACAGACTTACAGGAAAACTGCCAGCAACCATTGGCCATCTCACAACTCTTACCGACATTTACTTCTCAAACAACCGGTTTTCAGGCAAGATTCCTTCAAGTTTTGGCAATTTACACAACTTACAAACACTAGATTTGTCGAAGAATAGACTTTCGGGTCAAATTCCTCCTGAGCTAGCAAAACTACAGAGGCTGCAAATTCTGGACCTTTCATCCAATCCTTTGGGGTTGGTTAGTATACCAAGCTGGTTCTCAAAGTTGAAGCTTTTTCGCCTACTGTTGGCAAAAACTGGTGTTAAAGGGCAGCTTCCATTGTGgttatcttcatcatctatttcCGTTCTTGATTTATCAGGCAATGCCTTGGCTGGAAAGTTGCCTCATTGGATTGGCAACATGACTAGCCTTTCATTCCTCAACCTATCAAACAATGCCTTTCATTCCTCAATCCCAATTGAATTCAGAAACCTGTCACTTCTAATGGATCTTGACCTACACTCCAACTCGTTCGCTGGTCCATTGGATTCaatattttcaaaacaatcccAAGATCCACTCGGTCAATTCAACTCCATCGATCTTTCTAACAACATGTTCACCGGCCCCATTGATGAGCACATTGGAGAAAGACCAGCAATGTCCTCTATCAAGAGCCTAATTCTTTCAAGTAACAAGTTGAGTGGCACTATCCCAAAGCAGGTGCTGGATTTGAAGGATCTTCAAGAACTTGATTTGTCAAAAAACCAACTGAATGGGGTAATCCCTCCTCACAAAGCTAGTTTCCCTGCTTCTGCTTTCATGGATAATCCTGGTCTGTGTGGAGCTCCACTTCCTCCTTGTAATCATTCATAG